Proteins from a genomic interval of Musa acuminata AAA Group cultivar baxijiao chromosome BXJ1-9, Cavendish_Baxijiao_AAA, whole genome shotgun sequence:
- the LOC135594268 gene encoding transcription factor MYB20-like: MGRKPCCEKVGLKKGLWTAEEDRKLVNFMLNHGKCCWRAVPELAGLLRCGKSCRLRWTNYLRPDLRRGLLSDAEEKLVIDLHSQLGNRWSKIASHLPGRTDNEIKNLWNTHIKKKLRKIGTDPLTHTPIIPSANEQTHQQPKQQRRHVDAWSNGDQKAEEATSKYCCEVDEAPEAEEKSAVGTSDRAPDIADASLSSCPEFCTDEVPIIQPHEILIPCGSSSSSSSSSSSCSSTGSSAKAGPIEPPSFMELPESTYLWGVDDLTVWSSIHGEELWKHDVF, encoded by the exons ATGGGGAGGAAGCCATGCTGTGAGAAGGTGGGGTTGAAGAAGGGGCTTTGGACAGCTGAGGAGGATAGGAAGCTCGTCAACTTCATGCTCAACCATGGGAAATGCTGCTGGAGAGCTGTGCCCGAGCTTGCAG GACTGCTGAGGTGTGGAAAGAGTTGCAGGCTAAGGTGGACAAACTATCTCAGGCCTGACCTGAGGAGGGGATTGCTATCGGACGCCGAGGAGAAGCTAGTCATCGACCTCCACTCTCAGCTCGGCAACAG ATGGTCGAAGATTGCATCTCATCTCCCCGGTAGAACAGATAATGAAATTAAGAACCTGTGGAACACCCACATAAAGAAAAAGTTGAGGAAGATAGGCACCGATCCCCTGACTCACACGCCCATCATCCCTTCAGCCAACGAGCAGACCCACCAGCAGCCGAAGCAGCAACGGCGACACGTGGATGCTTGGTCTAATGGAGATCAGAAAGCCGAGGAGGCCACCTCAAAGTATTGTTGTGAGGTAGATGAAGCACCGGAAGCAGAAGAGAAGAGCGCAGTGGGCACGTCCGATCGTGCACCTGATATTGCTGATGCATCCCTTAGCAGCTGCCCCGAATTCTGCACTGATGAGGTGCCAATAATACAACCGCATGAGATACTGATCCCCTgtggttcttcttcttcgtcttcatcctcatcatcatcatgctccTCCACCGGTTCATCGGCAAAAGCTGGGCCGATCGAACCTCCTTCATTCATGGAGTTGCCAGAATCCACGTATCTCTGGGGTGTGGATGACTTAACTGTATGGTCTTCCATTCATGGAGAGGAGCTATGGAAACATGACGTCTTCTGA